In Rhododendron vialii isolate Sample 1 chromosome 9a, ASM3025357v1, the following are encoded in one genomic region:
- the LOC131301475 gene encoding cell division control protein 48 homolog B-like, whose protein sequence is MEASSSNSTTTGDSGEFKAEEAVGGNAEALQALRELITFPLLYFLQSRKLGLRWPRGLLLYGPPGTGKTSLVRAVVRKCGAHLIVISPHAVHRAHAGESERILRNAFAEASSHAKLGKPSVIFIDEIDALCPRRDSRREQDIRVASQLFMLMDSNKPSAKSKLQVVVVASTNRVDSIDPALRRSGRFDAEIEVTTPNEEERFQILKLYTKKIPLDTSVDLRAIAASCNGYVGADLEALCREAAMRAVQKSSETNEEAGMPSLRMEDWKHARSVVGPSITRGVTVEIPKVSWEDIGGLKDLKKKLQQVVEWPLKHSAAFSRLGVSPVRGILLHGPPGCSKTTLAKAAAHAAQASFFSLSGAELYSMYVGEGEALLRNTFRRARLAAPSIIFFDEADVVTAKRGGKSSSNIAVGERLLSTLLTEMDGLEQAKGIFVLAATNRPHAIDAALMRPGRFDLVLYVPPPDLDARYEILNVHTREMKVDNDVDLKQIAEDTELFTGAELEGLCREAGIVALREDISATVVCNRHFQTVRKSLKPSLTIEEVNVYSSFMKNPSLISSGSFRSSGKDSSEHSKSLVVPVSMSLLSFLLLAGAKYFFMHISRLQDELATT, encoded by the exons ATGGAAGCTAGTAGCAGCAACAGCACCACCACCGGCGACAGCGGCGAGTTTAAAGCAGAAGAGGCCGTTGGAGGCAACGCCGAAGCGCTTCAAGCCCTTAGGGAACTCATCACCTTCCCGCTCCTCTACTTCCTTCAGTCTCGAAAGCTCGGCCTAAGa TGGCCTCGAGGTTTGCTGCTCTACGGCCCCCCTGGCACGGGAAAG ACGAGCTTGGTTCGAGCGGTGGTTCGCAAATGCGGTGCACATTTAATTGTTATAAG TCCCCATGCTGTTCATAGGGCACATGCTGGAGAAAGTGAGAGAATTTTGCGAAACGCTTTTGCTGAAGCATCATCTCATGCAAAGTTGGGCAAGCCATCGGTTATCTTCATTGATGAAATTGATGCACTTTGTCCTCGCCGTGATTCTAG AAGAGAGCAAGATATTCGTGTAGCATCTCAGCTTTTTATGCTGATGGACTCCAACAAGCCATCAGCAAAATCTAAGCTGcaagtggttgtggtggcatCAACAAACAG AGTGGATTCAATTGACCCTGCTCTCAGAAGGTCAGGGCGTTTTGATGCCGAAATAGAAGTTACTACACCTAATGAAGAAGAACGCTTTCAGATACTTAAG CTTTATACAAAGAAGATTCCTTTGGATACCAGTGTTGATTTGCGAGCCATTGCTGCCTCTTGCAATGGCTACGTTGGGGCTGATTTGGAAGCTTTGTGTCGTGAGGCTGCCATGCGTGCAGTGCAAAAATCTTCAGAAACAAATGAGGAAGCTGGTATGCCTAGCTTAAGAATGGAGGACTGGAAGCATGCAAGATCTGTTGTGGGCCCGAGCATAACGAGGGGTGTCACTGTGGAAATTCCCAAGGTTTCTTGGGAGGATATTGGAGGACTGAAAGATTTAAAG AAAAAGCTACAGCAAGTTGTTGAGTGGCCTTTAAAACATTCTGCTGCGTTTTCAAGGCTGGGAGTATCACCTGTCCGTGGGATCCTTCTTCATGGACCTCCAGGCTGCTCAAAAACTACCCTTGCCAAAGCTGCAGCTCATGCTGCacaagcttcttttttttccttgag TGGTGCAGAATTATACTCAATGTATGTTGGAGAGGGTGAAGCTTTGTTGCGGAATACGTTTCGGAGAGCTCGCCTTGCAGCACCAAGCATAATATTCTTTGATGAGGCAGATGTTGTTACTGCCAAAAG AGGAGGGAAATCAAGCAGTAACATCGCAGTGGGAGAGAGGCTTCTATCTACTCTACTAACTGAAATGGATGGTTTAGAACAGGCAAAA GGAATTTTTGTTTTAGCAGCCACAAATCGCCCTCATGCTATTGATGCCGCACTTATGAGACCTGGACGCTTTGATCTT GTTCTTTATGTGCCGCCACCTGATTTAGACGCTCGATATGAGATACTTAATGTACATACTCGTGAAATGAAAGTGGACAATGATGTTGATCTCAAACAAATAGCAGAGGATACTGAGCTTTTCACAGGGGCGGAGCTTGAGGGATTATGCAGGGAAGCTGGAATCGTGGCTCTGAGAGAGGACATATCTGCCACTGTAGTCTGTAATCGTCACTTCCAGACTGTGAGGAAGTCATTGAAGCCATCTCTAACTATAGAAGAAGTCAATGTGTATTCTTCGTTCATGAAGAACCCTTCTCTAATTTCCTCCGGCTCATTCAGATCCAGTGGTAAAGACAGCAGTGAACACAGTAAGAGTTTGGTGGTTCCCGTTTCGATGAGCTTATTAAGCTTTCTTTTACTTGCTGGTGCAAAGTACTTTTTCATGCACATTAGTCGTTTGCAAGATGAACTAGCCACAACGTGA
- the LOC131301476 gene encoding uncharacterized protein LOC131301476: protein MAVDVVCCFCQNEEESHQHLFFACSYSVAVWQQLMAKNRVLTMPNQLEDVLDWLRTSVSGGDLNFISSKCTLATTVYGLWQERNSRIFRAVTKGHAQVAERIINGIWDFLSSRRKMKNSTQNKYICEMRGQSDRILQSV, encoded by the exons ATGGCAGTGGATGTGGTATGTTGTTTTTGTCAGAATGAAGAGGAATCTCACCAACATCTATTCTTTGCATGCTCGTATTCTGTAGCAGTTTGGCAGCAATTGATGGCTAAGAACAGAGTCTTGACCATGCCTAACCAACTAGAAGATGTTCTTGATTGGTTACGAACTTCTGTATCTGGGGGAGATCTCAACTTCATAAGTTCGAAATGTACTCTGGCTACAACAGTTTATGGGTTATGGCAGGAGAGAAATTCTCGTATCTTTCGTGCTGTGACTAAGGGACATGCTCAG GTAGCTGAAAGGATTATAAATGGCATCTGGGATTTCCTTAGTTCAAGAAGGAAGATGAAAAACTCCACTCAAAACAAATACATTTGTGAGATGCGAGGGCAATCAGATAGGATTCTACAATCTGTATAG